Proteins co-encoded in one Phycodurus eques isolate BA_2022a chromosome 21, UOR_Pequ_1.1, whole genome shotgun sequence genomic window:
- the LOC133396319 gene encoding elongin-C isoform X1: protein MDGEERTYGGCEGPEAMYVKLISSDGHEFIVKREHALTSGTIKAMLSGPGQFAENETNEVNFREIPSHVLSKVCMYFTYKVRYTNSSTEIPEFPIAPEIALELLMAANFLDC, encoded by the exons ATGG ATGGTGAAGAAAGGACCTATGGGGGCTGTGAAGGACCAGAAGCCATGTATGTGAAGTTGATTTCTTCAGATGGCCATGAGTTCATTGTGAAAAGAGAACACGCACTGACATCGGGTACTATCAAGGCTATGCTGAGTGGTCCAG GTCAGTTTGCCGAGAATGAAACCAACGAAGTCAACTTCAGGGAGATTCCCTCTCATGTCCTCTCCAAGGTCTGCATGTACTTCACCTACAAGGTCCGCTACACCAACAGCTCCACGGAAATCCCTGAATTCCCCATCGCCCCCGAGATTGCACTGGAACTGCTCATGGCGGCTAACTTCCTAGATTGCTAA
- the LOC133396319 gene encoding elongin-C isoform X2: protein MYVKLISSDGHEFIVKREHALTSGTIKAMLSGPGQFAENETNEVNFREIPSHVLSKVCMYFTYKVRYTNSSTEIPEFPIAPEIALELLMAANFLDC from the exons ATGTATGTGAAGTTGATTTCTTCAGATGGCCATGAGTTCATTGTGAAAAGAGAACACGCACTGACATCGGGTACTATCAAGGCTATGCTGAGTGGTCCAG GTCAGTTTGCCGAGAATGAAACCAACGAAGTCAACTTCAGGGAGATTCCCTCTCATGTCCTCTCCAAGGTCTGCATGTACTTCACCTACAAGGTCCGCTACACCAACAGCTCCACGGAAATCCCTGAATTCCCCATCGCCCCCGAGATTGCACTGGAACTGCTCATGGCGGCTAACTTCCTAGATTGCTAA